One genomic segment of Sminthopsis crassicaudata isolate SCR6 chromosome 4, ASM4859323v1, whole genome shotgun sequence includes these proteins:
- the H3-3B gene encoding histone H3.3 → MARTKQTARKSTGGKAPRKQLATKAARKSAPSTGGVKKPHRYRPGTVALREIRRYQKSTELLIRKLPFQRLVREIAQDFKTDLRFQSAAIGALQEASEAYLVGLFEDTNLCAIHAKRVTIMPKDIQLARRIRGERA, encoded by the exons ATGGCCCGTACAAAGCAGACTGCTCGTAAGTCCACTGGTGGGAAAGCTCCACGCAAACAGCTGGCTACAAAGGCTGCCAGGAAAAGCGCCCCCTCTACTGGCGGGGTCAAGAAGCCTCACCGTTACCG gcCTGGTACTGTGGCCCTTCGTGAGATTCGCCGTTACCAGAAGTCAACAGAGCTTTTGATCAGGAAACTTCCTTTCCAGCGGTTGGTGAGGGAGATTGCTCAGGACTTCAAAACAGACTTGAGGTTCCAGAGTGCAGCTATTGGTGCCCTTCAG gaGGCTAGTGAAGCATATTTGGTGGGTCTCTTTGAAGATACTAACCTGTGTGCCATCCATGCCAAGAGAGTTACTATCATGCCCAAAGACATCCAGTTGGCTCGCAGGATACGGGGAGAAAGAGCTTAA